One part of the Aurantibacillus circumpalustris genome encodes these proteins:
- a CDS encoding DUF4833 domain-containing protein, producing MKKTITYLILLITVVAGTSFVPSYNEPKTETSNKNPIDTFPVPVGFKKMIFYVQRTLNTNTIIYELNYDADSTLNKTEPVNCHWIRYDEKGEVTELSYFQKKYAYGLNAVLIDATKLIYKLNFVSYKKRDIFLSKAATGHSYKAYMVINGKLSYIEKIFVQIDGGTFWLPHISFVEIKGYDIATGKPVLERIIP from the coding sequence ATGAAAAAAACAATTACCTACCTAATCTTACTAATTACTGTTGTTGCTGGCACATCCTTTGTCCCTAGTTATAACGAGCCTAAAACAGAAACCTCAAATAAAAATCCAATCGATACTTTTCCAGTACCTGTTGGATTTAAAAAAATGATTTTTTATGTGCAACGAACACTCAATACAAATACCATTATTTACGAATTAAACTATGATGCCGATAGCACGCTCAATAAAACAGAGCCTGTAAACTGTCATTGGATTAGGTACGATGAAAAGGGTGAGGTAACAGAACTATCCTACTTTCAGAAAAAATACGCTTATGGCCTGAATGCAGTATTAATTGATGCCACTAAATTGATTTACAAATTAAATTTTGTGTCTTACAAAAAACGCGACATTTTTTTATCAAAGGCCGCTACTGGTCATTCTTATAAAGCGTACATGGTTATAAATGGCAAATTATCCTATATCGAAAAAATATTTGTTCAAATAGACGGCGGTACTTTTTGGTTACCGCATATTTCCTTTGTTGAAATAAAGGGTTATGACATTGCAACCGGAAAGCCAGTTTTGGAAAGAATTATTCCTTAG